In Cicer arietinum cultivar CDC Frontier isolate Library 1 chromosome 7, Cicar.CDCFrontier_v2.0, whole genome shotgun sequence, a single window of DNA contains:
- the LOC101494458 gene encoding GDSL esterase/lipase At3g48460: MAPSMTTITLITIYTFSLLVSITSCAASTVEETSRPFKKIYAFGDSFTDTGNTKNAEGPSGFGHVSNSPYGTTFFNHSTNRYSDGRLVIDFVTESLNLPYLPPYLHLKKGNDTFGVNFAVAGSTAINHAFFVMNNLSLDITPQSIQTQMLWFNRYLQKQGCVESKCNDFDETLFWFGEIGVNDYAYRLGSTISNDTIRKLAISSVSGALQTLLQKGAKYIVVEGFPPTGCLTLAMYLASEDDRDEIGCVKSANDESNAHNLLLQSKIQEFRKQYPHAVIVYADYWEAYRTVMKNPAKYGFKDLFTVCCGSGEPPYNFSVFATCGTPNATVCTSPSHYINWDGVHLTEAMYKVVSNMFLQGNFTQPPFNFLLETKERHG, from the exons ATGGCTCCTTCAATGACAACAATCACTCTAATCACCATATACACATTCTCCTTACTTGTATCAATTACTTCTTGTGCAGCATCAACTGTAGAAGAAACTTCAAGACCCTTCAAGAAAATATATGCATTTGGAGACTCATTCACAGACACAGGCAACACAAAGAATGCAGAAGGTCCAAGTGGTTTTGGCCATGTATCAAACTCACCATATGGCACAACATTCTTCAACCATTCAACAAACAGATACTCTGATGGAAGACTTGTAATTGACTTTGTGACTGAATCATTGAATTTGCCTTACCTTCCTCCTTATCTTCACCTCAAAAAAGGAAATGATACTTTTGGTGTTAACTTTGCTGTTGCTGGTTCAACAGCAATAAACCATGCTTTCTTTGTTATGAATAATCTTTCACTTGATATTACTCCTCAGTCTATTCAAACTCAGATGTTGTGGTTTAATAGGTACCTTCAGAAGCAAGGATGTGTTGAGTCTAAGTGTAATGATTTTGATGAGACCCTTTTTTGGTTTGGTGAAATTGGTGTCAATGATTATGCTTACAGGCTTGGATCTACAATCTCAAATGATACCATAAGGAAGTTAGCAATTTCCAGTGTCTCAGGAGCTTTACAG ACATTGCTTCAAAAGGGTGCTAAGTACATTGTCGTGGAAGGTTTCCCACCAACAGGATGCCTTACACTAGCAATGTACTTAGCATCAGAAGACGATAGAGACGAAATTGGATGCGTGAAAAGTGCCAACGACGAAAGCAATGCTCACAACCTTCTACTTCAATCCAAAATACAAGAATTCAGAAAACAGTATCCACATGCAGTCATAGTTTATGCTGATTACTGGGAAGCATACAGAACTGTCATGAAAAATCCAGCCAAGTATGGATTCAAAGATCTGTTCACAGTATGCTGTGGATCAGGAGAACCACCTTACAACTTCAGTGTTTTTGCTACTTGTGGTACACCTAATGCCACTGTTTGCACAAGTCCTTCTCACTACATTAATTGGGATGGTGTTCATCTTACAGAAGCTATGTATAAAGTTGTTTCTAATATGTTTCTTCAAGGAAACTTTACCCAACCtccatttaattttttgttggaaACTAAAGAGAGGCATGGATGA
- the LOC101493304 gene encoding uncharacterized protein isoform X2: MKKDTAIVSIFVFSIFSFQQFLHVSSSSLLYANQVYKESSGESNLKQEQEHAPEVRCSRERSRAASKVIDEYLTPFVEKENYQLSRKCRLHPENDMFRDQEEHKIYIDRYEWRCGYCKKSFREEKFIDQHFDNRHYNLLNLSDDKCLADLCGALHCDAVMNSKSSRNKCNPAAAARNRHLCEDQGGFFRLAVGALILVLLPVFYLFLYLVQSDMNGRTQELRRISKAGWKSKPS; this comes from the exons ATGAAGAAGGACACAGCGATTGTGTCCATTTTTGTGTTCTCgatattttcttttcaacaaTTCCTCCATGTTTCTTCTTCGTCTCTTTTATATGCAAACCAG GTTTACAAAGAATCTTCTGGTGAAAG CAATCTTAAACAGGAGCAAGAGCATGCTCCTGAAGTGCGTTGTTCCAGAGAGAGAAGCAGGGCCGCATCGAAAGTAATAGATGAG TATTTGACACCATTTGTGGAGAAAGAAAACTATCAGCTTTCAAGAAAGTGCAGACTTCACCCTGAGAATGATATGTTTAGGGATCAAGAAGAGCATAAAATTTACATAGATAGATATGAATGGCGGTGTGGATATTGCAAGAAAAGCTTTCGTGAAGAAAAATTTATTGATCAGCATTTTGATAACAGGCACTACAATCTTTTGAATCTA AGTGATGACAAATGCTTGGCTGATTTATGTGGGGCATTGCATTGTGATGCTGTAATGAATTCCAAGTCCTCTAGAAACAAGTGTAATCCAGCAGCTGCTGCAAGAAACCGTCACCTATGTGAG GACCAAGGTGGTTTCTTTCGTCTGGCTGTTGGAGCATTGATCTTAGTGCTACTTCCTGTGTTCTATCTCTTTCTTTACTTGGTACAAAG TGATATGAACGGCCGAACTCAAGAACTTCGTCGCATCTCCAAAGCTGGATGGAAATCAAAGCCATCATGA
- the LOC101494150 gene encoding uncharacterized protein, whose amino-acid sequence MAAWCHPATTHTFPSLSLPPPPSRSITHIHRLSFSGIAYPTLSYSSTTLLHVKSSNYNVQVVVEEDEPEDQLVHRFRKEVLRAGILQECRRRRFFETPQAKVKRKAREASRRNRKWRPYSRILAQNKDESPNKEKDDDGEEEDNWELSDVPDLPYC is encoded by the exons ATGGCCGCGTGGTGTCACCCTGCTACTACACACACATTTCCCTCACTCTCACTACCACCACCACCTTCTCGTTCAATCACTCATATTCATCGACTTTCATTTTCCGGCATCGCTTACCCTACACTCTCTTATTCTTCAACCACACTACTTCACGTCAAATCCTCCAATTACAACGTCCAGGTCGTTGTCGAAGAAGACGAACCCGAAGATCAACTCGTCCATCGCTTCAGAAAAGAGGTCCTTAGGGCCGGAATTCTTCAGGAGTGCAGACGTAGAAGGTTCTTCGAGACACCACAAGCCAAAGTCAAAAGGAAAGCCCGAGAAGCTTCTAGAAGAAACCGTAAAtg GAGGCCATATTCTAGAATTCTTGCACAGAATAAAGATGAATCTCCAAATAAGGAAAAAGATGATGATGGTGAAGAAGAGGATAATTGGGAACTTTCAGATGTACCAGATCTTCCATATTGTTAA
- the LOC101493304 gene encoding uncharacterized protein isoform X1 codes for MKKDTAIVSIFVFSIFSFQQFLHVSSSSLLYANQVYKESSGESNLKQEQEHAPEVRCSRERSRAASKVIDEYLTPFVEKENYQLSRKCRLHPENDMFRDQEEHKIYIDRYEWRCGYCKKSFREEKFIDQHFDNRHYNLLNLSDDKCLADLCGALHCDAVMNSKSSRNKCNPAAAARNRHLCESLADSCFPVSEGPSASRLHELFLHQFCDAHTCSGKHKPFSRGGKDQGGFFRLAVGALILVLLPVFYLFLYLVQSDMNGRTQELRRISKAGWKSKPS; via the exons ATGAAGAAGGACACAGCGATTGTGTCCATTTTTGTGTTCTCgatattttcttttcaacaaTTCCTCCATGTTTCTTCTTCGTCTCTTTTATATGCAAACCAG GTTTACAAAGAATCTTCTGGTGAAAG CAATCTTAAACAGGAGCAAGAGCATGCTCCTGAAGTGCGTTGTTCCAGAGAGAGAAGCAGGGCCGCATCGAAAGTAATAGATGAG TATTTGACACCATTTGTGGAGAAAGAAAACTATCAGCTTTCAAGAAAGTGCAGACTTCACCCTGAGAATGATATGTTTAGGGATCAAGAAGAGCATAAAATTTACATAGATAGATATGAATGGCGGTGTGGATATTGCAAGAAAAGCTTTCGTGAAGAAAAATTTATTGATCAGCATTTTGATAACAGGCACTACAATCTTTTGAATCTA AGTGATGACAAATGCTTGGCTGATTTATGTGGGGCATTGCATTGTGATGCTGTAATGAATTCCAAGTCCTCTAGAAACAAGTGTAATCCAGCAGCTGCTGCAAGAAACCGTCACCTATGTGAG AGTCTTGCCGACAGTTGTTTTCCTGTAAGTGAGGGTCCGTCAGCTAGCCGTCTTCATG AATTGTTTCTGCACCAATTTTGTGATGCTCACACCTGCTCAGGGAAACATAAACCCTTCTCTAGAGGAGGCAAG GACCAAGGTGGTTTCTTTCGTCTGGCTGTTGGAGCATTGATCTTAGTGCTACTTCCTGTGTTCTATCTCTTTCTTTACTTGGTACAAAG TGATATGAACGGCCGAACTCAAGAACTTCGTCGCATCTCCAAAGCTGGATGGAAATCAAAGCCATCATGA